The genomic interval AAGGAAATCAACACCCATCACTGCCCCTGGGATCTGGCCGGATTCGGTGGCAGCGCAGCCTTCAGCAGCGACTGGTTCGTCAGCCGCGCCGAAGCCGGGCATTGCTTTCCCGGCGGCCATGCGGCCAGCGGCTTCAGCTTGATCGCCCTGTATTTTCTGGCGCGCGCCCTGGATCTGCCCCAGGCGCGGCGCTGGCTGTGGCTGGCGCTGGGCGCGGGTTGCAGCTTCAGTCTGCTGCGCATGGCCCAGGGCGCCCATTTTCTCAGTCATAACCTGTGGGCGGCGGCGATCTGCTGGGGGCTGGCGGCGTTCAGCTTCAAATGCGCATCCCTGTTCGAACGGGGACGCTTCGCTGCGGCTTATCTGTCCAGGTCGAGCGATGCGCGCCAGCGAATGCTGCTGCGCATCGACGCATTCCTCACCGGCAAGGCGCATGGTCAGCAGACCGAGACCCTGATTTTGCTGACCGTGCTGCTGATCCTGCTGTTTGCCAATGCGCCATTCTGGCAGGGCCTGCTGGCCGGCCGCGACTGGCAGGAATGGGCCACCTGGCGCTTTGCCATCGCCAGCTTCGTCGCCCTGGCCGCGCTGCACTATCTGGTCATCGGCCTGCTGGCCACGCGCCTGTTGCTGCGTCCCTTGCTGGCCGTGCTGCTCATCGTTGCCATGCTGGCCGGCTACCACATCCGCCGCTATGGCGTCGTCATCGACCCGGCCATGCTGCGCAATGTCCTGCAGACGGATTGGCGCGAGGCGCGCGAATTGCTGAATCCGGACCTGTTGCTGTTCATGGCGCTGGCACTCGTGCCGCTCTTCTATCTCTGGCGCGTGCGCCTCGTCGTCCGGCCGCCTCGCCAGGCCGTGCTGGTGCGCGGCGCCAGCCTGCTGCTGGCACTGCTGGCAGGCAGCGCGGCCCTGCTGGTGAGCTTTCAGGACTTCGGCTCGGCGATGCGCAGCCACAAGGCGCTGCGCTATCAACTGACGCCGGGCAACGTGGTCTGGTCGTTGGCCAGGCTGGCCGTTGGCACGGTGCATGCCCAGTCGGTCGCGCCGCTGGCGCCGGTGCGGCGCCAGCCTCGGCCGGCCGGCATGCCGCGCAAACCGATGTTGCTGGTGATGGTGGTCGGCGAAACGCTGCGCGCGGCGAATTTCGGCCTCAACGGCTATGCCCGCATGACCACGCCCGAGCTGGCCGGACTGCCGGTGATCAATTTCCCTCATGTGACCGCCTGCGGCACTTCAACCGCCGTTTCGCTGCCCTGCATGTTTTCCGCTTTTGGCCGCGCGGACTACGATGAGTCGAAAATACGCAGCCATGAATCCCTGTTGCAGTTGCTCGCCCGCGCCGGCTATCGCGTCGGTTGGCTGGATAACCAGAGCGGTTGCAAGGGGGTTTGCGACGGCCTGGAATTCGTCGATCTGGGACAGCGCCGCGACGCCGGGCTGTGCGCGGGCGAACACTGTCTGGATGAAATCCTGCTGACGGGCCTGCGGGAGCAACTGCAAGCGGACGCGGAGGGGCGCCCGATCGTGGATCGCGTGGTGGTGTTGCACCCGCTCGGCAACCACGGCCCGGCCTACCATCGCCGCTACCCGGCGGCATTTGCCCGCTACCGGCCGGCTTGCAACGACGACGATCTGGGTAAATGCACGCGGCAGGAAATCGTCAATGCCTACGACAATGCGGTGCTGTATACCGATCACCTGCTGGCCCGGTTGATTGCTTTTCTGCAAACGCAGGCGGCCGAACGCGACGTGGCCTTGCTGTACGTTTCCGACCATGGCGAATCGCTGGGCGAATACGGCCTCTTTCTGCATGGCGTGCCCCAGGCCATCGCCCCGCGCGAGCAGCTCGAAGTGCCGATGCTGTGGTGGCTGCCCGCTGCCACCGCCCGGCGCCTGCAACTGGACACCGCCTGCCTGCGGGCACGCAGCGCAGGCCGATACAGCCACGACAATCTGTATTCCTCGCTGCTGGGTCTGCTGGAAGTGCAGACGCCCGGTTATCGTCGCGAACGCGACATGCTGGCGGACTGCCGCCGCCCGGGCAGCGTTTCAATATCCTCGGCCGGGCTTGCAGGCGAAGCAGGGCGGCAGTGAACAAGCGACGCTGACGAGAAAACCGCCAGGAGCCGTATGCCGGCGCAGGTTCATGAGGTGGATGAGCGGATCGAAGTCAGCGTGGCGGGCCACAGCCTACAGTGTCATGCGGCCTAGGTCGCGCGCGATTGCGGCGGGCGGCGGCATCGCCGACAGTGTCTGTTGCGCAAAGCTGCATAATTGCAGTTCCGGCATGAAAGGAGCAGGCATGTTGATCTGGCGATACCGCGGCGCAAATGCGGCAAGGCAATCCAGCCGGCCGGACATGCGTTCCCTGCGCCTGCGCCTGCTGCTGGGCACGCTGCTCTGGATCGCGGCTTCCATCATGCTGACCGGCTGGGGATTGGGACGGATGTTCCAGCAGCACGTGGCCCGCCAGTTCCATGCCGAGCTGCAGACCCACCTCGACCAATTGACGGCCCAGCTCGATCTGGATGCCCAGGGGCGGCCCCTGCTCAGGCTGCCGCTCAGCGATCCGCGTTTTCAGCGACCCTATTCCGGCTATTACTGGCAGGTGGATTCGCCGAACGAACGCGGCCTCCTGCGTTCGCGCTCGCTCTGGGACGAGGCGTTGAGCGTGCCGGCGGACCAACTGGCCGCTGGCGAAATGCAGCGCCATCATTTCATTGGCCCGCAGGATCAGGCGGTGGTCGTGGCCGAACGCAAGATCAGCGTCGATGGACGCGAACTGCGGCTCACCGTGGCCGCCGATGCCGAACTGATGAATGCGCCCGTGGCCCGTTTCCAGGGCACGCTCTGGCTGGCCCTGGCGCTGCTGGGCGGTGGCCTGGCCCTGGCGGCCCTGGTGCAGGTCTATGTCGGCCTGGCGCCTTTGCGCCGCTTGCAGGCGGCGCTGGTCCGGGTGCGCCAGGGCGACAGTCCGCAGTTGGCGGGCCGCTTCCCCAGCGAAGTGATGCCGCTGGTCGAGGAATTCAACAGCGTGCTTGGCCAGAATGCGGAAGTCGTCGCCCGCGCCCGCACCCAGGCCGGCAATCTGGCCCATGCGCTGAAAACGCCGCTGACCGTGCTGGGCAATGCCGCCGGCGCGGCGGAAAACCGCGACAGCGAACTGGCCCATCTGGTGAACGATCAGGTCGGCATCGCCCGTCGTCAGGTGGATTACCATCTGGCCCGCGCCCGGGCGGCGGCCACGGCGCGTCTGCCCGGCGCGCGCACGGCGGTGCAGCCGGTGATCGCGGGACTGTTGCGCACCATGCGCCGCCTCCACGCGGAACGCGGGCTGGAACTGCGTTTGCTCGACATGCCGGCCGCGCTGGCCTTTCGTGGCGAGGAGCACGATCTGCAGGAAATGCTCGGCAATCTCCTCGACAACGCCTGCAAATGGGCGCGCAGCCGGGTCGAAGTCGAAGTGCGCGCGGAGGAAACACATGGACAGGGCCGCTTGCTGCTGAGCGTGGCGGACGACGGCCCCGGCGTGCCCGCCGGCCAGCGGGAAATCATCCTGCAGCGAGGCATGCGCGCGGATGAACGAACGCCCGGCAGCGGCCTGGGCCTGGCCATCGTCGTCGACCTGGCGCGACTCTACGGCGGCGAGCTGAGGCTGCAGGAAGCGGCGTCGGGAGGTTTGCAGGCCGTCCTCGAACTGCCGGCCGCGCAGTGAGGCAGCGTGGAGTGTGGAGCGTGGATGCGGCTCAGCTCACCGATGCCACGCTGTTGAGCAACAGGCGCACCAACATGGTCTGGCGCGTCACGCCGGTCTTCGAGAAGATCGAGCGCAGGTGGGCGCGGGCGGTGTTCTTGCGGATGTTGAGTTCGGCGGCGGCTTCGTCCAGCGTCAGGCCGTTGGTGAGCAGCAGGGCCAGGGCGACCTCGGCCGAGGTGAAACCGAACAGGCGGCGCACCAGTTCGTGCGAGGGGGCGGGCTGGTGCTTGGGATCGCGGATGAACACGGCGACCTGCGGCCAGTCGTTGCCTTCGGAGAGATCGTTGCAGGGAATCGAACGCACCAGCACGCCCAGCTTGGGCTGGCCGGAAGGACGCGTCAGAGAAATGGCTTCGGTGATCACCGGCGAGGCGCTGGCGACGTTCGACAGGCCGTTCTTGATCAGGCGCTGCAGCTCGCGGTCTTCCAGGGCGTATTCGGCATGCAGCTTGCCTTTCACGACCTGGATGCCGTCCTTTTCTTCGAGGATGCCGTCGGCCACGCTGTTGCTGCGCACGATCAGCCCCTGTTCGTTGAGCACCACGGTGCCGATCTGCATGCGATCCATGGCGACGGCATACAGGCGGCGTTCCGACTCGATGCCTTCGACGCGCGAACGCAGCTTCACCGAGCGTTTCAGATGCGGCAGCAGGCGCTGGCAGAACGCCTTGTCCTGCTCGCTGAAATTTTTCTCCGTGACGGGTCGGGTGATGCGCAGACGGCATTCGCCGCCGCCTTCGATGCGGATATCGGCGCCGATGATGTAACGGATATTGTTGGGTTCGATGAACTGCTTGTAGAAATCGCCTTCGATCCAGGTGCGGATATCGATCATTTCGTCGATGGCGAGAACCCGGTCGGGCGGCAGGCCGACGAAGGGATCCAGCGAGAAGCCCTGAAACTGGTTGTAGGCCGCGCCGTAGAGATCCTCGCCATGCTCGCCGGCGCGCACCAGGATGGCCTGCTGGCTGATCGAGGCGGGGCGCAGGATCAGCGTGACCCAGTTGGCGCCGAGATACTGGCGCACCAGGCGCATCGCGCTGGCCCAGGGCACGTCTTCCAGCGGGCCTTCGTAGATCTGGCCAACCAGATCGCTGAACTGCTCGAACGACAATGACAGCGGCAGCTGTTCTACGGTCGTAGATGCCGGCTGCGCGGGCAGCGCCGTGGCTACGGACGCTGCCGCAGCCGTAGCCACCTTGGTTCGAGTTGTCCGGGTCGCTTTAGTCACTCGAAGCTATCACCTGCGGCAAAGAGACGAGAATACACCAGGCGGCGGCCAAGTGCGGCAGAGCTGGCTGCGGCGCCACCCGGGCAGCGGGATTCAAGGCGGAACCGGACTCAGGCAAGGCCGGCGGCTCAGACCCCGCGATACACCGGCTTGCGTTTTTCCATGAAGGCCATGGTGCCTTCCTTGGCATCGGCGCTGCCGGCCACGCAGACGCCGATGGCACCCTCGAATTCGAGGATTTCGTCCAGCGTCATGTATTGCGACATGTGGATCAGGCGGCGCGCCGCATCCACCGCCACGCTGGCGCGCTGCGCCAGCATGCGGGCGTATTCGAAGGCCGTTTCGAAATCCTTGCCTTCGGGCACCAGTTCGTCGATCAGCCCCAGTTCCTTGCACTCCTCGGCCTTGAAGACCTTGGCCGTCTCGACCATCATCAGCGCGTTGGAAAAACCGACGATGCGCGGCAGGAAGTAGGACATGCCGCAATCCGGCGCGACGCCGACATTGGTGAAGATCGCCGCCATCTTGGTCGTGCTGTCGGCGAAACGCCGGTCGCAGGCCAGCGCGTAGGCCAGACCGGCGCCGACGGCATGGCCGTGGATCGCGGCGATGACGGGCTTGTCCACCAGCACCAGTTGACGCATCACCTCGAAGAACGGGCCGCCGGGTGACTTGCGCTGCGAACGCGGAATGGGACGGTCGGCAGAGGACGTGCCCGGCATCGGCCGGTCGCCTTCGCCGGAAAGGAAGTCGACGTCGCCGCCGGCGCAGAAGGCGCGGCCTTCGCCGGTCAGCAGGATGGTGCGGACTTCATCCCGATAGCGCAGCTTGAGCAGCAGGGCGGCGAGCTCCTCGGCCAGATCCCAGCTCACCGCGTTGAGTTTGTCGGGGCGGTTCAGGGTGATGATGCCGACGTTGTCTTCGATGCGGAAAGTCAGGTATTTGTAATCTTCGGCCATGATGGGTGCGGGTGTATCCATTCAAATTGAGCAGAGGCAAAAACGCCTGCGGCGCCAGGCTGGCATGGCCAGCATCCGGCGCCACAGGCGACCGTCATCAACGGAATTGCGGAATGATTTCCTTGTCGTACCACTCGATCCATTCGAGGCAGGCCTCGAAGGTCGGTAGGCGCGGCGGGCGCACCTGAACGGAGGTTGCTCCGGCCTTCTTGAGCGACTCGACCTCGCGCAGCACGCTGTCGCGGTCGGCGGAGATGTGGGTCTCGCCCTTGTCGATGTGGGCATCGTTGACGTTGTAGGCGGTGGTGGTGCACATGAATTCGAAGGTGTCCTTCTTCGCCTCGAACTCGGGCAGGCTCTTCATGTACTTGATGCACTCGGGCAGATCCTCGGCGGTGACCAGCCATGGGATCCAGCCGTCGCCGAACTTGGCGGCGCGGCGCATCGCCGGTTTGGAGTTGCCGCCGATGAAGATCGGTGGATGCGGTTTCTGCACCGGCTTCGGTTCGAAGACGAAGTCGCCGAACTTGACGAACTCGCCGTCGAATTTCGGCTTGTCGGAAGTCCAGACTTCCTTCAGCGCGGCAATGTATTCATCGGCCATGGCGCCGCGCTTCTCGAACGGCACGTTGAGGCAGTCGAACTCGTGCTGCAGGTGGCCG from Sterolibacterium denitrificans carries:
- a CDS encoding helix-turn-helix transcriptional regulator — its product is MTKATRTTRTKVATAAAASVATALPAQPASTTVEQLPLSLSFEQFSDLVGQIYEGPLEDVPWASAMRLVRQYLGANWVTLILRPASISQQAILVRAGEHGEDLYGAAYNQFQGFSLDPFVGLPPDRVLAIDEMIDIRTWIEGDFYKQFIEPNNIRYIIGADIRIEGGGECRLRITRPVTEKNFSEQDKAFCQRLLPHLKRSVKLRSRVEGIESERRLYAVAMDRMQIGTVVLNEQGLIVRSNSVADGILEEKDGIQVVKGKLHAEYALEDRELQRLIKNGLSNVASASPVITEAISLTRPSGQPKLGVLVRSIPCNDLSEGNDWPQVAVFIRDPKHQPAPSHELVRRLFGFTSAEVALALLLTNGLTLDEAAAELNIRKNTARAHLRSIFSKTGVTRQTMLVRLLLNSVASVS
- a CDS encoding phosphoethanolamine--lipid A transferase — protein: MSLSARFFRLHLLLIPCLLASLALLAQRSGLDLTLARLFYADAAHGFPMHDWPWLELFGHHLAKSAVTLIWLSLLAIAIISQYWRQWQPRLASRRPALWAAVAGMALGPLLVVWLKEINTHHCPWDLAGFGGSAAFSSDWFVSRAEAGHCFPGGHAASGFSLIALYFLARALDLPQARRWLWLALGAGCSFSLLRMAQGAHFLSHNLWAAAICWGLAAFSFKCASLFERGRFAAAYLSRSSDARQRMLLRIDAFLTGKAHGQQTETLILLTVLLILLFANAPFWQGLLAGRDWQEWATWRFAIASFVALAALHYLVIGLLATRLLLRPLLAVLLIVAMLAGYHIRRYGVVIDPAMLRNVLQTDWREARELLNPDLLLFMALALVPLFYLWRVRLVVRPPRQAVLVRGASLLLALLAGSAALLVSFQDFGSAMRSHKALRYQLTPGNVVWSLARLAVGTVHAQSVAPLAPVRRQPRPAGMPRKPMLLVMVVGETLRAANFGLNGYARMTTPELAGLPVINFPHVTACGTSTAVSLPCMFSAFGRADYDESKIRSHESLLQLLARAGYRVGWLDNQSGCKGVCDGLEFVDLGQRRDAGLCAGEHCLDEILLTGLREQLQADAEGRPIVDRVVVLHPLGNHGPAYHRRYPAAFARYRPACNDDDLGKCTRQEIVNAYDNAVLYTDHLLARLIAFLQTQAAERDVALLYVSDHGESLGEYGLFLHGVPQAIAPREQLEVPMLWWLPAATARRLQLDTACLRARSAGRYSHDNLYSSLLGLLEVQTPGYRRERDMLADCRRPGSVSISSAGLAGEAGRQ
- a CDS encoding enoyl-CoA hydratase/isomerase family protein, with the translated sequence MDTPAPIMAEDYKYLTFRIEDNVGIITLNRPDKLNAVSWDLAEELAALLLKLRYRDEVRTILLTGEGRAFCAGGDVDFLSGEGDRPMPGTSSADRPIPRSQRKSPGGPFFEVMRQLVLVDKPVIAAIHGHAVGAGLAYALACDRRFADSTTKMAAIFTNVGVAPDCGMSYFLPRIVGFSNALMMVETAKVFKAEECKELGLIDELVPEGKDFETAFEYARMLAQRASVAVDAARRLIHMSQYMTLDEILEFEGAIGVCVAGSADAKEGTMAFMEKRKPVYRGV
- a CDS encoding sensor histidine kinase is translated as MLIWRYRGANAARQSSRPDMRSLRLRLLLGTLLWIAASIMLTGWGLGRMFQQHVARQFHAELQTHLDQLTAQLDLDAQGRPLLRLPLSDPRFQRPYSGYYWQVDSPNERGLLRSRSLWDEALSVPADQLAAGEMQRHHFIGPQDQAVVVAERKISVDGRELRLTVAADAELMNAPVARFQGTLWLALALLGGGLALAALVQVYVGLAPLRRLQAALVRVRQGDSPQLAGRFPSEVMPLVEEFNSVLGQNAEVVARARTQAGNLAHALKTPLTVLGNAAGAAENRDSELAHLVNDQVGIARRQVDYHLARARAAATARLPGARTAVQPVIAGLLRTMRRLHAERGLELRLLDMPAALAFRGEEHDLQEMLGNLLDNACKWARSRVEVEVRAEETHGQGRLLLSVADDGPGVPAGQREIILQRGMRADERTPGSGLGLAIVVDLARLYGGELRLQEAASGGLQAVLELPAAQ
- a CDS encoding TIGR03619 family F420-dependent LLM class oxidoreductase; the encoded protein is MKFALAASGMDNYPPAMAPWEPHAGREEILRYAKKADSLSWDWLTIPEHVIMPNAMVEHMGTRFVEGITAASVLMGATERIHMLTFVLVLPYRHPLLLAKQIATMEFIAGGRFTLGTAVGHLQHEFDCLNVPFEKRGAMADEYIAALKEVWTSDKPKFDGEFVKFGDFVFEPKPVQKPHPPIFIGGNSKPAMRRAAKFGDGWIPWLVTAEDLPECIKYMKSLPEFEAKKDTFEFMCTTTAYNVNDAHIDKGETHISADRDSVLREVESLKKAGATSVQVRPPRLPTFEACLEWIEWYDKEIIPQFR